The following coding sequences are from one Ursus arctos isolate Adak ecotype North America unplaced genomic scaffold, UrsArc2.0 scaffold_23, whole genome shotgun sequence window:
- the FJX1 gene encoding four-jointed box protein 1: protein MGRRMRDAAAAAAGLWLLALGSLLALWGGLLPPRTQPPEDRLSRRPARSGGPGPAPRFPLPPPLARDARGGSLKTFRALLTLAAGADGPPRRPPGVRGRHVPAGRPGPEGRAAVHGGVFWSRGLEEQVPRGFSESQAAAWLEAARRARVVALERGGCGRSSNRLARFSDGTRACVRYGINPEQIQGEALSYYLARLLGLQRHVPPLALARVEARGAQWAQVQEELRAAHWTEGSVVSLTRWLPNLTDVVVPAPWRSEDGQLRPLRAAGGELANRSQAELVDLVQWTDLILFDYLTANFDRLVSNLFSLQWDPRVMQRATSNLHRGPSGALVFLDNEAGLVHGYRVAGMWDKYNEPLLQSVCVFRERTARRVLELHRGQDAAARLLRLYRHHEPRFPELAALADPHAQLLQRRLDFLAKHILHCKAKYGRRPGT, encoded by the coding sequence ATGGGCAGGAGGATGCGggacgccgccgccgccgccgcggggcTCTGGCTGCTGGCGCTGGGCTCGCTGCTGGCGCTGTGGGGCGGGCTCCTGCCGCCGCGCACCCAGCCGCCCGAAGACCGACTCTCCCGGCGCCCGGCCCGGAGCGGCGGCCCGGGGCCCGCGCCTcgcttccctctgcccccgcccctaGCGCGGGACGCCCGCGGCGGCTCCCTGAAAACTTTCCGGGCGCTGCTCACCTTGGCTGCCGGCGCGGACGGCCCGCCCCGGCGGCCCCCAGGCGTGCGCGGGCGGCACGTGCCAGCCGGGCGGCCCGGGCCCGAGGGGCGCGCCGCGGTGCACGGGGGCGTCTTCTGGAGCCGCGGCCTGGAGGAGCAGGTGCCCCGCGGCTTCTCGGAGTCGCAGGCGGCGGCGTGGCTGGAGGCGGCGCGCCGCGCCCGGGTGGTGGCCCTGGAGCGCGGCGGCTGCGGGCGCAGCTCCAACCGGCTGGCACGCTTCTCCGACGGCACCCGTGCCTGCGTGCGCTACGGCATCAACCCGGAGCAGATACAGGGCGAGGCCCTGTCCTACTACCTGGCGCGCCTGCTGGGCCTCCAGCGCCACGTGCCGCCGCTGGCACTGGCCCGGGTGGAGGCTCGCGGCGCGCAGTGGGCGCAGGTGCAGGAGGAGCTTCGCGCCGCGCACTGGACGGAGGGCAGCGTGGTGAGCCTGACGCGCTGGCTTCCTAACCTCACGGACGTGGTGGTGCCCGCGCCCTGGCGCTCCGAGGACGGCCAGCTGCGGCCCCTGCGTGCCGCTGGGGGCGAGCTGGCCAATCGCAGCCAGGCGGAGCTGGTGGATCTGGTGCAGTGGACGGACTTGATCCTTTTCGACTATCTGACGGCCAACTTCGACCGGCTCGTCAGCAATCTCTTCAGCCTGCAGTGGGACCCGCGCGTCATGCAGCGCGCCACCAGCAACCTGCACCGCGGCCCCAGTGGGGCGCTGGTCTTTCTGGACAACGAGGCGGGCTTGGTGCACGGCTACCGGGTGGCGGGCATGTGGGACAAGTATAACGAGCCGCTGCTGCAGTCGGTGTGCGTGTTCCGCGAGCGGACAGCGCGGCGCGTGCTGGAGCTGCACCGCGGCCAGGACGCGGCCGCCCGGCTGCTGCGCCTCTACCGGCACCACGAGCCTCGCTTCCCGGAGCTGGCCGCGCTCGCCGACCCCCACGCTCAGCTGCTGCAGCGCCGCCTCGACTTCCTCGCCAAGCACATTTTGCACTGCAAGGCCAAATACGGCCGCCGCCCGGGGACTTAG